Proteins from a single region of Microtus ochrogaster isolate Prairie Vole_2 linkage group LG5, MicOch1.0, whole genome shotgun sequence:
- the Manea gene encoding glycoprotein endo-alpha-1,2-mannosidase, protein MAKFRRKTCIILSLFILFIFSLMMGLKMLRPNTASFGTPFGLDLLPELHLRNAPLGNKADFQKSDRINMERNTKNPKAADMSVRPSKASEATLEELPPLNYFLHVFYYSWYGNPQFDGKYIHWNHPVLEHWDPRIAKNYPQGRHTPPDDIGSNFYPELGSYSSRDPSVIETHMRQMSSASIGVLALSWYPPDLSDENGEATDHLVPTIMDKAHKYNLKVTFHIEPYSNRDDQNMNKNVKYIIDKYGNHPAFYRYKTSTGQSLPMFYVYDSYITKPKMWANLLTPSGSQSVRGTPYDGLFIALLVEEKHKYDILQSGFDGIYTYFATNGFTYGSSHQNWAKLKSFCDENNLMFIPSVGPGYIDTNIRPWNSQNTRNRINGKYYEVGLSTALQTHPSLISITSFNEWHEGTQIENAVPKRTTNTVYLDYRPHKPSYYLELTRKWSEKYSKERIAYTLDQQLPAS, encoded by the exons ATGGCAAAATTTCGAAGAAAGACTTGCATCATTTTGTcactttttattctatttattttctctctgatgATGGGCTTAAAGATGCTGAGGCCAAATACAGCATCCTTTGGAACTCCTTTTGGGCTTGACCTCCTTCCAGAACTTCATCTACGAAACGCCCCCTTGGGAAACAAAGCTGACTTCCAAAAGAGTGATAGAATCAACATGGAAAGAAATACGAAGAACCCAAAAGCTGCTGACATGTCTGTGAGGCCATCCAAAGCCTCTGAGGCGACCCTGGAAGAATTGCCTCCTCTGAATTATTTTTTACACGTATTTTATTACAGTTGGTATGGAAATCCACAATTTGATGGCAAATACATACACTGGAATCATCCCGTCCTGGAGCACTGGGACCCTAGAATAGCTAAGAACTATCCACAAGGGAGACATACTCCACCAGATGACATTGGCTCCAACTTTTATCCTGAGTTAGGAAGTTACAGCTCTCGGGACCCTTCTGTCATAGAAACTCACATGAGACAAATGAGCTCAGCCTCAATTG GAGTCCTGGCCCTTTCTTGGTACCCACCTGATTTGAGTGATGAGAATGGAGAAGCTACTGATCACTTGGTACCAACGATTATGGATAAAGCTCATAAATATAATCTGAAg GTCACCTTTCATATAGAGCCGTATAGCAATCGAGATGatcaaaacatgaataaaaatgtcaAGTATATTATAGACAa ATACGGAAACCATCCAGCCTTTTATAGGTACAAGACAAGTACGGGGCAGTCCCTGCCTATGTTTTATGTCTATGATTCCTATATAACAAAGCCTAAAATGTGGGCCAATCTGTTAACACCTTCAGGATCTCAGAGTGTCCGCGGTACTCCTTATGATGGATTGTTTATTGCACTTCTCGTAGAAGAAAAGCATAAATATGATATTCTTCAAAGTGGTTTTGATGGAATTTACACATATTTTGCCACCAATGGCTTCACGTATGGCTCATCACATCAGAACTGGGCTAAACTGAAGTCATTTTGTGATGAGAACAACTTGATGTTTATCCCAAGTGTAGGCCCAGGATACATCGATACAAACATTCGTCCATGGAACTCTCAGAACACTAGGAACCGCATCAATGGGAAGTATTATGAAGTCGGTCTAAGCACTGCACTCCAGACCCACCCCAGTTTAATCTCCATCACCTCTTTCAATGAGTGGCATGAAGGAACTCAGATTGAAAATGCTGTCCCCAAGAGAACCACTAACACAGTATACCTGGATTACCGACCTCATAAGCCAAGTTATTATCTAGAACTAACCCGAAAATGGTCAGAAAAATACAGTAAGGAAAGAATAGCATACACATTAGATCAACAGCTGCCTGCTTCGTAA